A stretch of Pseudomonas sp. CCC3.1 DNA encodes these proteins:
- the accC gene encoding acetyl-CoA carboxylase biotin carboxylase subunit, producing the protein MLKPQKLEKVLIANRGEIALRILRACKELGIKTVAVYSTADKELMHLGLADETVCIGPAPANLSYLHIPAIIAAAEVTGATAIHPGYGFLAENADFAEQVEKSGFAFIGPKADTIRLMGDKVSAKHAMIAAGVPTVPGSDGPLPEDEETALRIGREVGYPVIIKAAGGGGGRGMRVVNREEDLIEAAKQTREEAGAWFSNPMVYLEKYLTNPRHVEVQVISDGQGNAIHLGDRDCSLQRRHQKVLEEAPAPGIDEKARQEVLARCVKACVDINYRGAGTFEFLYENGRFYFIEMNTRVQVEHPVSEMVTGIDIVKEMLSIAAGNKLSFTQADVNIHGHSLECRINAEDPATFMPSPGLVKHFHAPGGNGVRVDSHLYSGYKVPSNYDSLIGKLITWGATRDEAMARMRNALDEIVVDGIKTNIPLHRDLVNDEGFCKGGVNIHYLEHKLANK; encoded by the coding sequence ATGTTGAAGCCTCAGAAGCTGGAAAAAGTCCTGATCGCCAACCGCGGCGAGATCGCCTTGCGCATCCTGCGGGCGTGCAAGGAACTGGGCATCAAGACTGTCGCGGTGTACTCCACTGCTGACAAAGAACTGATGCACCTGGGCCTGGCAGACGAAACCGTCTGCATTGGTCCGGCACCAGCCAACCTGTCTTATCTGCACATCCCGGCCATCATCGCGGCGGCCGAAGTGACTGGCGCCACGGCGATCCACCCAGGCTACGGCTTCTTGGCTGAAAACGCCGATTTCGCCGAACAAGTCGAGAAATCCGGCTTTGCCTTCATCGGCCCGAAAGCTGACACCATCCGCCTGATGGGCGACAAGGTATCGGCCAAGCACGCCATGATCGCTGCGGGCGTTCCGACGGTTCCGGGTTCTGACGGCCCGCTGCCAGAAGACGAAGAAACCGCGCTGCGCATTGGCCGTGAAGTCGGCTACCCAGTGATCATCAAAGCCGCTGGCGGCGGTGGTGGTCGTGGCATGCGCGTTGTGAACCGCGAAGAAGACCTGATCGAAGCTGCCAAGCAGACCCGCGAAGAAGCCGGCGCCTGGTTCAGCAACCCGATGGTCTACCTCGAAAAATACCTGACCAACCCACGTCACGTGGAAGTTCAGGTCATTTCCGACGGTCAAGGCAACGCCATCCACTTGGGCGACCGCGACTGCTCGCTGCAACGCCGTCACCAAAAGGTGCTGGAAGAAGCACCGGCACCGGGCATCGACGAGAAGGCTCGCCAAGAAGTACTGGCGCGCTGCGTGAAGGCCTGCGTCGACATCAACTACCGTGGCGCGGGCACCTTCGAGTTCCTGTACGAAAATGGTCGTTTCTACTTCATCGAGATGAACACTCGCGTACAAGTAGAGCACCCGGTTTCCGAAATGGTTACCGGCATCGACATCGTTAAAGAGATGTTGAGCATCGCCGCAGGCAACAAGTTGTCCTTCACCCAGGCTGACGTGAACATTCACGGTCACTCGCTGGAATGCCGGATCAATGCTGAAGACCCGGCGACGTTCATGCCGAGCCCAGGCCTGGTCAAGCACTTCCACGCACCGGGCGGCAACGGCGTTCGCGTCGATTCGCACCTGTACAGCGGTTACAAGGTTCCGTCCAACTACGACTCCCTGATCGGCAAGCTGATCACCTGGGGCGCGACCCGTGACGAAGCCATGGCCCGCATGCGCAATGCACTGGACGAAATCGTGGTCGACGGGATCAAAACCAACATCCCGCTGCACCGCGACCTGGTGAATGACGAAGGCTTCTGCAAAGGCGGCGTCAACATTCACTACCTGGAACACAAACTGGCTAACAAGTAA
- the prmA gene encoding 50S ribosomal protein L11 methyltransferase, with translation MPWLQVRLAISPEQAETYEDAFLEVGAVSVTFMDAEDQPIFEPELNTTPLWSHTHLLALFEGGTEAELVLSHLELLTGSPLPEHHAEVIEDQDWERSWMDNFEPMRFGQRLWIVPSWHAAPEPEAVNLLLDPGLAFGTGTHPTTALCLEWLDGQDLNDCNVLDFGCGSGILAIAALLLGAKEAVGTDIDVQALEASRDNAGRNNIAPELFPLYLPEDLPQVQADVLVANILAGPLVSLAPQLSSLVKPGGRLALSGILAEQGEDVAAAYAKDFDLDPIANRDGWVRISGRRR, from the coding sequence ATGCCTTGGCTGCAAGTACGCCTCGCCATCAGCCCAGAACAAGCCGAAACCTACGAAGACGCGTTCCTCGAAGTCGGCGCCGTTTCTGTCACGTTCATGGATGCCGAAGACCAACCGATCTTCGAACCGGAACTCAACACCACCCCGCTGTGGTCGCACACCCATTTGCTGGCACTGTTCGAAGGCGGCACCGAAGCTGAACTCGTGCTGTCCCATCTGGAACTGCTGACCGGCTCGCCGCTGCCTGAGCACCACGCCGAAGTTATCGAAGACCAGGACTGGGAACGCAGCTGGATGGACAACTTCGAGCCCATGCGTTTTGGCCAGCGCCTGTGGATTGTGCCAAGCTGGCACGCCGCCCCTGAGCCAGAAGCCGTCAACCTGCTGCTCGATCCGGGCCTGGCGTTCGGCACTGGCACGCACCCCACCACCGCGCTGTGCCTGGAATGGCTGGACGGTCAGGACCTCAACGACTGCAACGTGCTGGACTTCGGCTGCGGCTCGGGCATTTTGGCCATTGCCGCCCTGTTGCTGGGCGCCAAAGAAGCGGTCGGCACCGACATCGACGTACAAGCGCTGGAAGCTTCGCGCGATAACGCCGGGCGCAACAACATCGCTCCTGAGCTATTCCCGCTGTATTTGCCAGAAGACCTGCCCCAGGTTCAGGCCGATGTGCTGGTCGCCAACATTCTGGCCGGTCCGCTGGTATCGCTGGCGCCACAGCTGTCGAGCTTGGTCAAACCAGGTGGCCGTTTGGCACTGTCCGGTATCCTCGCCGAACAGGGCGAAGATGTTGCCGCAGCCTACGCTAAAGACTTTGATCTGGACCCCATCGCCAATCGCGACGGCTGGGTGCGCATCAGTGGTCGTCGGCGCTAG
- a CDS encoding DUF3426 domain-containing protein, with protein MSDSFVTQCPHCQTSFRVSHSQLSMARGVVRCGACLQVFNAAQQLLNKGTEKEQLPTTVTPLVAEPEVTEPPVAPKAVSPAHWEAAELDLEHLDLDEELAKLEELEIQPSKSFGQPTKSKDSALSARRDTADAEEGEWSDSLFSDSASERAETSALAAKAAEAAEKATEKDVEPADTGRTEPSLSLDLDEPDDTPPLKLSKEDDDELGGRVEHLSAIDDNDDDEPLAPPSLVKHKHKRSEPGVREDMLLDLVDDPLHLDWQKRRTPWGKRLFWALLVLLAAAALAGQYIANHFDELARQDQYRPLFQQLCPQIGCTVPSKVDIDRIKSSNLVVRSHPEFAGALVVDAILYNRAPFSQPFPLLELRFADLNGKMIASRRFKPGEYLSGDLAGKAEMPPQTPIHIALDILDPGPKAVNYSLSFHSPE; from the coding sequence ATGAGCGATAGCTTCGTAACACAGTGCCCACATTGCCAAACCAGCTTCCGTGTCAGCCATTCTCAACTGAGCATGGCTCGCGGAGTGGTGCGCTGCGGTGCCTGCCTGCAAGTGTTCAATGCCGCACAGCAACTGCTGAATAAAGGCACTGAAAAAGAGCAGTTGCCTACAACTGTGACGCCACTTGTGGCAGAGCCCGAGGTGACCGAACCGCCTGTCGCGCCCAAGGCCGTCAGCCCTGCGCATTGGGAAGCGGCCGAACTGGACCTCGAACATCTGGATCTGGACGAAGAGCTGGCCAAACTTGAAGAGCTGGAGATTCAGCCCAGCAAAAGTTTCGGCCAGCCGACCAAGAGCAAAGACAGCGCCCTGAGCGCACGTCGTGACACAGCCGATGCCGAAGAAGGCGAATGGTCTGACAGCCTATTCAGCGATTCGGCGTCAGAACGCGCCGAGACGTCTGCCCTGGCCGCCAAGGCCGCAGAAGCCGCAGAAAAAGCCACAGAAAAAGACGTCGAGCCCGCCGACACAGGGCGCACCGAACCGTCTCTGTCGCTGGACCTCGACGAGCCCGATGACACCCCGCCGCTCAAGCTATCCAAAGAGGATGACGATGAGCTGGGAGGGCGCGTCGAACACCTGTCTGCCATTGATGACAACGATGACGATGAGCCACTGGCCCCACCGTCGCTGGTCAAACACAAGCACAAACGCAGCGAACCGGGCGTGCGTGAGGACATGTTGCTGGATCTGGTAGACGATCCTTTGCACCTGGACTGGCAAAAGCGCCGCACGCCGTGGGGCAAGCGCCTGTTCTGGGCGCTACTGGTACTGCTGGCCGCAGCGGCACTGGCCGGGCAATACATTGCCAATCACTTCGATGAACTGGCCCGCCAGGACCAATATCGCCCGTTGTTCCAGCAACTGTGCCCACAGATTGGCTGCACGGTGCCTTCGAAGGTCGACATAGACCGTATCAAAAGCAGCAATCTGGTGGTGCGCAGCCACCCTGAGTTCGCCGGAGCGCTGGTGGTGGATGCGATCCTCTACAACCGCGCGCCGTTTTCCCAGCCCTTCCCGCTGCTGGAACTGCGTTTTGCCGACCTGAACGGAAAAATGATCGCCAGTCGTCGCTTCAAACCCGGCGAATACCTGAGCGGCGACCTGGCTGGCAAGGCTGAAATGCCGCCACAGACGCCCATCCACATTGCCCTCGACATCCTTGATCCGGGCCCGAAAGCGGTGAATTACAGCCTGAGTTTTCACTCGCCCGAGTGA
- the dusB gene encoding tRNA dihydrouridine synthase DusB, whose translation MSAVRIGPYTLHNGLILAPMAGVTDQPFRQLCRRMGAGLVVSEMVTSDMSLWNSRKSRLRMIHDGDPEPRSVQIAGGDAQMLADAARANVELGAQIIDINMGCPAKKVCNKAAGSALLKDEALVNEILQAVVAAVDVPVTLKIRTGWDRDNKNGLTVAKIAEQAGIQALAVHGRTRADLYTGDAEYDTIAAIKQAVSIPVFANGDIDSPHKARHVLDATGADGLLIGRAAQGRPWIFREVDHFLRTGQLLPAPEMSEVERILLEHLAALHTFYGEVLGVRIARKHVGWYLATLPGAKEFRAHFNRLEDTEAQCANVQAFFAERHKSLGTGDEGWVAA comes from the coding sequence ATGTCGGCGGTACGCATCGGCCCATATACATTGCACAACGGTTTGATTCTCGCCCCTATGGCGGGGGTCACCGACCAGCCCTTTCGTCAGCTTTGTCGACGGATGGGTGCAGGCCTGGTTGTTTCGGAAATGGTGACCAGTGACATGAGTCTCTGGAACAGTCGCAAATCGCGCCTGCGCATGATTCACGACGGTGATCCCGAGCCCCGCTCGGTACAGATCGCTGGCGGTGATGCGCAAATGCTGGCAGATGCCGCCAGGGCCAACGTGGAACTGGGCGCACAGATTATTGATATCAACATGGGTTGCCCGGCAAAAAAGGTCTGCAACAAGGCCGCTGGCTCCGCGTTGCTGAAAGACGAAGCATTGGTGAACGAGATCCTGCAGGCCGTTGTGGCTGCGGTTGATGTGCCGGTCACCCTGAAGATCCGGACCGGCTGGGACCGGGACAACAAGAACGGCCTCACGGTGGCAAAAATCGCCGAACAGGCCGGGATTCAAGCGTTGGCGGTTCACGGCAGAACCCGTGCCGACCTGTACACCGGGGACGCCGAGTACGACACCATCGCCGCGATCAAGCAGGCGGTGTCGATACCCGTGTTCGCCAACGGCGACATCGATTCACCCCACAAGGCCCGGCACGTGCTTGATGCCACCGGCGCCGATGGACTGTTAATAGGCAGGGCGGCTCAAGGGCGGCCCTGGATTTTCCGCGAAGTTGATCATTTTCTGCGTACCGGCCAGCTGTTGCCGGCACCGGAGATGAGCGAAGTGGAACGTATTCTGCTAGAGCATCTGGCCGCATTGCACACCTTCTATGGGGAGGTATTGGGGGTACGTATTGCCCGCAAGCATGTCGGTTGGTATCTCGCAACCTTGCCGGGCGCCAAGGAGTTCCGCGCCCACTTCAATCGTTTAGAAGATACGGAAGCACAATGCGCCAACGTTCAGGCGTTTTTCGCCGAACGACACAAGAGCCTGGGGACAGGGGACGAAGGATGGGTGGCCGCATGA
- the fis gene encoding DNA-binding transcriptional regulator Fis: MTMMTETLVSGTTPVSDNVNLKQHLNTPSEEGQTLRGSVEKALHNYFAHLEGAEVTDVYNLVLSEVEAPLLECVMNYVKGNQTKASEMLGLNRGTLRKKLKQYDLL, translated from the coding sequence ATGACGATGATGACCGAGACATTAGTGAGTGGAACAACGCCCGTGAGCGACAACGTCAATTTGAAACAGCACCTCAATACGCCAAGCGAAGAAGGTCAGACCCTTCGCGGGAGTGTCGAAAAGGCGCTGCACAACTATTTCGCCCACCTGGAGGGCGCTGAAGTCACGGACGTGTACAACCTGGTGCTTTCCGAAGTCGAGGCCCCTCTGCTCGAGTGCGTCATGAACTACGTCAAGGGCAACCAGACCAAAGCCTCCGAGATGCTGGGACTCAATCGCGGCACCTTGCGCAAAAAGCTCAAACAGTACGATCTGCTGTAA
- the purH gene encoding bifunctional phosphoribosylaminoimidazolecarboxamide formyltransferase/IMP cyclohydrolase: MTDQTTRLPIRRALISVSDKTGILDFARELEALGVEILSTGGTFKLLQDNGVAAVEVADYTGFAEMMDGRVKTLHPKIHGGILGRRGIDDDIMNEHGIKPIDLVAVNLYPFQASINKPGCDLPTAIENIDIGGPTMVRSAAKNHKDVAIVVNAGDYANVLENLKAGGLTYAQRFDLMLKAFEHTAAYDGMIANYMGTVNQAAQTLSTEGRSQFPRTFNSQFIKAQEMRYGENPHQSAAFYVEAKPGEVGIATATQLQGKELSFNNVADTDAALECVKSFVKPACVIVKHANPCGVAVSPDAEGGIRQAYELAYATDTESAFGGIIAFNRELDAETAKAIVERQFVEVIIAPSVSEEARAIVAAKANVRLLACGEWSADRAPAWDFKRVNGGLLVQSRDIQMIGNEDLKVVTQRAPTEQEINDLIFAWKVAKYVKSNAIVYAKGRQTIGVGAGQMSRVNSARIAAIKAEHAGLQVQGAVMASDAFFPFRDGIDNAAKAGITAVIQPGGSMRDNEVIAAADEAGIAMVFTGMRHFRH; the protein is encoded by the coding sequence ATGACCGATCAGACTACCCGCCTGCCGATCCGCCGCGCCTTAATCAGCGTTTCCGATAAAACCGGAATCCTTGATTTCGCCCGTGAACTGGAAGCCCTCGGCGTCGAGATCCTGTCCACTGGCGGTACGTTCAAGCTGCTGCAAGACAACGGCGTGGCCGCAGTGGAAGTCGCGGACTACACAGGCTTCGCGGAAATGATGGACGGGCGGGTGAAAACCTTGCACCCGAAAATCCACGGCGGCATCCTCGGCCGTCGCGGCATTGACGACGACATCATGAACGAGCACGGCATCAAGCCGATCGACCTGGTAGCCGTAAACCTCTACCCGTTCCAAGCTTCCATCAACAAGCCAGGCTGCGACCTGCCGACCGCCATCGAAAACATCGATATCGGCGGCCCGACCATGGTTCGCTCCGCAGCCAAAAACCACAAAGACGTGGCCATCGTGGTCAATGCTGGCGATTACGCCAACGTCCTGGAAAACCTCAAGGCAGGCGGCCTGACCTACGCACAGCGTTTCGACCTGATGCTCAAGGCGTTTGAACACACCGCTGCCTACGACGGCATGATTGCCAACTACATGGGCACCGTGAATCAGGCGGCGCAAACCCTGAGCACTGAAGGCCGCAGCCAGTTCCCGCGCACCTTCAACAGCCAGTTCATCAAGGCGCAGGAAATGCGTTACGGCGAGAACCCGCACCAAAGCGCGGCGTTCTACGTTGAAGCCAAACCTGGCGAAGTGGGTATCGCCACTGCGACCCAACTGCAAGGCAAAGAGCTGTCGTTCAACAACGTGGCCGACACCGACGCCGCGCTGGAATGCGTGAAGAGCTTCGTTAAACCGGCTTGCGTGATCGTCAAGCACGCCAACCCGTGCGGCGTGGCCGTGAGCCCGGACGCCGAAGGCGGCATCCGTCAGGCTTACGAACTGGCCTACGCCACCGACACCGAATCGGCTTTCGGCGGCATCATCGCCTTCAACCGTGAACTGGACGCTGAAACCGCCAAGGCCATTGTTGAGCGTCAATTCGTTGAAGTGATCATCGCCCCGTCCGTCAGCGAAGAAGCGCGCGCCATTGTGGCTGCCAAAGCCAATGTGCGCCTGCTGGCTTGCGGCGAGTGGAGCGCAGACCGTGCACCGGCCTGGGACTTCAAGCGCGTCAATGGCGGTCTGTTGGTGCAGAGCCGTGACATCCAGATGATCGGCAACGAAGACCTCAAGGTCGTGACCCAGCGCGCACCGACCGAGCAAGAGATCAACGACCTGATCTTCGCCTGGAAAGTCGCCAAATACGTGAAGTCCAACGCCATCGTCTACGCCAAAGGCCGTCAGACCATCGGTGTCGGCGCAGGCCAGATGAGCCGCGTAAACTCGGCCCGCATTGCTGCGATCAAAGCAGAACACGCAGGCTTGCAGGTACAGGGTGCAGTGATGGCATCGGACGCGTTCTTCCCGTTCCGTGACGGCATCGACAACGCCGCCAAGGCCGGTATCACTGCGGTGATCCAGCCTGGTGGCTCGATGCGCGACAACGAAGTGATTGCCGCCGCCGATGAAGCGGGCATTGCCATGGTGTTCACCGGTATGCGTCATTTCCGTCACTAA
- the purD gene encoding phosphoribosylamine--glycine ligase, whose translation MNVLIIGSGGREHALAWKVAQDPRVTKVFVAPGNAGTAIEAKCENVAIDVLALEQLADFAEKNVSLTIVGPEVPLVAGVVDLFRARGLDCFGPTAGAAQLEGSKAFTKDFLARHKIPTADYQNFTEIEPALAYLQKVGAPIVIKADGLAAGKGVIVAMTLTEAEDAVRDMLAGNAFGEAGSRVVIEEFLDGEEASFIVMVDGKNVLPMATSQDHKRVGDADTGPNTGGMGAYSPAPVVTADVHQRVMDLVIWPTVRGMAEEGNVYTGFLYAGLMIDKAGNPKVIEFNCRFGDPETQPVMLRLQSSLVLLVEAALAQALDKVEAQWDPRPSLGIVLAAGGYPGDYAKGAVIHGLDAAAQLQGKVFHAGTALNAAGEVVTAGGRVLCATAMGDTVEAAQKQAYALAKAIEWDGCFYRNDIGYRAIARERGESQE comes from the coding sequence ATGAATGTTTTGATCATTGGCAGCGGTGGCCGTGAACACGCACTGGCCTGGAAAGTAGCTCAGGACCCGCGTGTCACTAAAGTATTCGTTGCCCCTGGCAACGCTGGCACCGCCATTGAAGCCAAGTGCGAGAACGTCGCTATCGACGTGCTGGCCCTTGAGCAATTGGCTGATTTTGCCGAGAAGAACGTTTCGCTGACCATCGTTGGCCCGGAAGTCCCGCTGGTTGCCGGCGTGGTTGATTTGTTCCGCGCACGCGGCCTGGACTGCTTCGGCCCAACCGCTGGCGCCGCTCAGCTGGAAGGCTCGAAAGCGTTCACCAAGGATTTCCTGGCACGTCACAAGATTCCGACCGCCGATTACCAGAACTTCACCGAGATCGAACCGGCTCTGGCTTACCTGCAAAAGGTTGGCGCGCCAATCGTGATCAAGGCCGACGGCCTGGCAGCCGGTAAAGGCGTGATCGTCGCCATGACCCTGACAGAAGCCGAAGACGCCGTGCGCGACATGCTCGCGGGCAATGCATTTGGCGAAGCCGGTTCTCGCGTGGTGATCGAAGAGTTCCTCGACGGCGAAGAAGCCAGCTTCATCGTGATGGTCGACGGCAAAAACGTATTGCCAATGGCGACCAGCCAGGACCACAAACGCGTAGGCGATGCTGACACCGGCCCGAACACCGGCGGCATGGGGGCTTACTCCCCTGCTCCCGTGGTCACTGCCGATGTTCACCAGCGCGTGATGGATCTGGTGATCTGGCCAACCGTGCGCGGCATGGCCGAAGAAGGCAATGTCTACACCGGTTTCCTGTACGCAGGCCTGATGATCGACAAGGCTGGCAACCCGAAAGTGATCGAGTTCAACTGCCGCTTCGGCGACCCGGAAACCCAACCGGTGATGCTGCGTCTGCAGTCGAGCCTGGTATTGCTGGTTGAAGCGGCGCTGGCTCAGGCGCTGGACAAGGTTGAAGCGCAGTGGGACCCGCGTCCAAGCCTGGGAATTGTTTTGGCAGCAGGCGGCTACCCTGGCGACTACGCTAAAGGGGCTGTCATCCACGGACTGGACGCCGCAGCACAACTGCAAGGCAAAGTGTTCCACGCGGGCACCGCACTGAATGCCGCCGGCGAAGTCGTGACTGCAGGTGGTCGCGTGCTGTGTGCTACGGCCATGGGCGACACCGTTGAAGCGGCACAAAAGCAGGCCTATGCACTGGCCAAAGCCATCGAATGGGACGGCTGCTTCTACCGCAATGATATTGGCTACCGAGCCATTGCACGCGAACGCGGTGAGTCTCAGGAATAA
- a CDS encoding hybrid sensor histidine kinase/response regulator → MRWLRIAIGITVTLLTALLCLTPAYAAPGGNWSVLSDPQGDLQLSDVRSARLNNQFTPIELEHMVAAEPGEALWLRFRLQPDKHEQILRVFAPDLARLDLYVLDDHRLISEVTAGNTLPQTEKPLSSSDYLLPLPQATQPLDVYLRMVSEHQLRPHITLSTAVMLAADQGMPLLYGLLLGCLAMLVLHNLIRFTFSRMVSSLWLALCETLLLTSSALFLNLLGPWVPEWHSVQTPGAYLALILTAPCGLMFAHSFFSTRGPHPLHKLLLIDILIIGLCGLLLLFFDSLPLNLITYALVGLASLSILLVAVYHWQQGYRPARLFVVAMVIFNIGTLVILPSLLGLTLIAPQELVLALMSVVCVSGLLMSVALSERTRSITEDQFSISCDLAASNAEVNAKAEFLAKISHEIRTPMNGVLGMTELLLGTPLSVKQRDYVQTIHSAGNELLTLINEILDISKLESGQIELDDVQFDLNALIDDCLSIFRTKAEQQNVELISFIQPQVPRVISGDPTRLRQTLLSLLESALKKTDEGEILIVVALEERSDPPRLRIAVQDSGQPMDEEERDALLHAELHSKNFLAATRLGGHLGLVIARQLITLMGGEFGIKTGQTKGTNFWLTLPLDPQHLEHPTSDLDGPLKGARVLVVDDNDTCRKVLVQQCSAWGLNVSAAASGKEALALLRTKAHLRDYFDIVLLDQNMPGMTGMQLAAKIKEDPSLNHDILLVMLTGISNAPSKIIARNCGIKRILAKPVAGYTLKTTLADELTQRNNGHAVAHTLSNGPSAPITVPSNFRILVAEDNNISTKVIRGMLSKLNLHPDTASNGAEALQAMKTQRYDLVLMDCEMPVMDGFSATEQLRAWEVSHQRVRTPVVALTAHILAEHKERARQAGMDGHMAKPVELSQLRELVEFWVAQRELRQSQAQPS, encoded by the coding sequence GTGCGCTGGCTTAGGATCGCCATAGGAATCACCGTCACCCTGCTGACGGCTCTGCTCTGTCTGACACCTGCCTACGCTGCCCCAGGCGGTAACTGGTCTGTGCTTTCAGATCCTCAAGGCGACCTGCAACTGAGCGATGTACGCTCAGCACGGCTCAACAACCAATTCACGCCCATCGAACTTGAGCACATGGTGGCCGCCGAACCCGGCGAGGCCTTGTGGCTACGATTCCGGTTACAGCCGGACAAACATGAGCAGATCCTGCGAGTCTTTGCCCCGGACCTGGCACGCCTGGACTTGTATGTCCTGGACGACCACAGGCTGATTTCCGAAGTCACTGCTGGCAATACCCTGCCTCAAACCGAGAAGCCGCTGTCGAGCAGCGACTACCTGCTGCCCTTGCCTCAGGCCACTCAGCCTCTGGATGTTTACTTGCGCATGGTGTCTGAACACCAGTTGCGCCCGCACATTACCCTCAGTACCGCCGTCATGCTCGCCGCCGACCAAGGCATGCCCTTGCTCTATGGGCTGTTGCTCGGCTGCCTGGCAATGCTGGTGCTGCACAATCTGATCCGCTTTACCTTTTCGCGCATGGTCAGCAGCCTGTGGCTTGCCCTCTGCGAAACCTTGCTGCTGACCAGCTCAGCGCTGTTTTTAAACTTGCTGGGGCCTTGGGTCCCCGAGTGGCACAGCGTGCAAACCCCCGGCGCGTATCTGGCGCTGATACTGACCGCGCCTTGCGGACTGATGTTCGCCCACAGCTTTTTCTCCACGCGAGGCCCGCACCCGCTGCACAAACTGTTGCTCATCGACATTCTGATCATCGGCCTGTGCGGCCTGTTGCTGCTGTTCTTCGACAGCCTGCCGCTTAACCTCATTACTTACGCACTGGTCGGGCTGGCAAGCCTGAGCATCCTGTTGGTGGCGGTTTACCACTGGCAACAGGGCTACCGACCGGCCCGCCTGTTTGTGGTAGCGATGGTGATCTTCAACATCGGCACGCTGGTGATCCTGCCGTCCCTGCTGGGCTTGACCCTGATTGCCCCGCAAGAGCTGGTGCTGGCCCTGATGAGCGTGGTGTGTGTCAGCGGTTTGCTGATGAGCGTGGCCTTGAGCGAGCGCACCCGCAGCATCACGGAAGACCAGTTCAGCATCAGCTGCGACCTGGCCGCCAGCAATGCCGAAGTGAATGCCAAAGCCGAGTTTCTGGCCAAGATCAGCCATGAGATTCGAACACCGATGAACGGCGTATTGGGCATGACTGAATTGCTGCTCGGTACGCCGTTATCTGTCAAACAACGCGATTACGTGCAAACCATCCACAGCGCCGGCAACGAACTGCTGACACTGATTAACGAAATTCTCGACATTTCCAAACTGGAATCCGGGCAGATCGAACTCGACGATGTGCAGTTCGACCTTAACGCGCTCATTGATGATTGCCTGAGCATCTTCCGCACCAAGGCCGAACAGCAAAACGTCGAACTCATCAGCTTTATCCAGCCGCAAGTGCCACGCGTGATCAGCGGTGACCCAACGCGCTTGCGCCAAACCCTGCTGAGCCTGCTCGAAAGTGCGCTGAAGAAGACCGACGAGGGCGAGATCCTGATTGTGGTTGCCCTGGAAGAACGCAGTGATCCGCCACGCTTGCGGATTGCCGTTCAGGACTCGGGCCAGCCTATGGACGAGGAAGAGCGCGACGCACTGTTGCACGCCGAACTGCACAGCAAAAACTTCCTCGCGGCCACCCGCCTGGGCGGCCATTTGGGGCTGGTGATTGCCCGCCAGCTGATCACCCTGATGGGCGGCGAATTCGGGATCAAGACCGGGCAAACCAAAGGCACCAATTTCTGGCTGACCCTGCCGCTGGACCCACAGCACCTTGAGCACCCGACCTCGGATCTGGACGGCCCGCTCAAAGGCGCCCGAGTGCTGGTCGTCGATGACAATGACACCTGCCGTAAAGTCCTCGTGCAGCAATGCTCGGCCTGGGGCTTGAATGTCAGCGCCGCCGCCTCCGGCAAAGAAGCACTCGCTTTGCTGCGCACCAAGGCGCACCTGCGTGATTACTTCGACATTGTCTTGCTGGACCAGAACATGCCCGGCATGACCGGCATGCAACTGGCTGCCAAAATCAAAGAAGACCCAAGCCTCAATCACGACATTCTGCTGGTGATGCTCACCGGCATCAGCAACGCCCCGAGCAAGATCATTGCGCGAAACTGCGGTATCAAACGCATTCTGGCCAAACCCGTGGCAGGTTACACCCTGAAAACCACCCTGGCTGACGAACTGACCCAGCGCAACAACGGGCATGCCGTAGCGCACACCCTGAGCAACGGCCCATCAGCACCTATTACCGTGCCCAGCAACTTCCGCATTCTGGTGGCCGAGGACAACAACATCTCGACCAAGGTCATTCGCGGCATGTTGAGCAAACTCAACTTGCACCCCGATACCGCCAGTAACGGTGCCGAAGCCCTGCAAGCCATGAAAACCCAGCGCTACGACCTGGTGCTCATGGATTGTGAAATGCCGGTGATGGATGGTTTTTCAGCCACCGAACAATTGCGCGCCTGGGAAGTCAGCCATCAGCGTGTACGTACACCGGTGGTCGCGTTAACCGCGCACATTCTGGCCGAACACAAGGAGCGTGCGCGCCAGGCGGGCATGGATGGGCATATGGCCAAACCTGTCGAGCTGTCGCAACTGCGTGAATTGGTTGAGTTTTGGGTGGCTCAACGTGAGCTGCGTCAATCCCAGGCTCAACCGTCCTGA